From Scomber scombrus chromosome 13, fScoSco1.1, whole genome shotgun sequence, a single genomic window includes:
- the usp9 gene encoding probable ubiquitin carboxyl-terminal hydrolase FAF-X isoform X2 — translation MTATTRGSPVGGNDSQGQGQGQAPDAQSQPPLPQNQTSSPNSSNENSPVSPPDEQGQGDGPPQLEEEEPAFPHTDLAKLDDMINRPRWVVPVLPKGELEVLLEAAIDLSKKGLDVKCEACQRFFRDGLTISFTKILTDEAVSGWKFEIHRCIINNTHRLVELCVAKLSQDWFPLLELLAMATNPHCKFHIYNGTRPSETVPAGAQLADDELSARPPDPRSPKGWLVDLINKFGTLNGFQMLHDRFMSGQALNVQIIAALIKPFGQCYEFLTLHTVKKYFLPIIEMVPQFLENLTDEELKKEAKNEAKNDALSMIIKSLKNLASRVPGQEETVKNLEIFRLKMILRLLQISSFNGKMNALNEVNKVISSVSYYTHRHNPEEEEWLTAERMAEWIQQNHILSIVLRDSLHQPQYVEKLEKILRFVIKEKALTMQDLDNIWAAQAGKHEAIVKNVHDLLAKLAWDFSPEQLDHLFDCFKASWTNASKKQREKLLELIRRLAEDDKDGVMAHKVLNLLWNLAHSDDVPVDIMDQALSAHIKILDYSCSQDRDTQKIQWIDRFIEELRTNDKWVIPALKQIREICSLFGEAPQNLRKKMPINIQTNLVGQTQRSPHVFYRHDLINQLQHNHALVTLVAENLSAYMETMRQFSKEEQAEFDPQTVRPGSRYSHVQEVQERLNFLRFLLKDGQLWLCAPQAKQIWKCLAENAVFLCDREACFKWYSKLMGDEPDLDPDINKDFFENNVLQLDPSLLTENGMKCFERFFKAVNCREGKLVAKRRAYMMDDLELIGLDYLWRVVIQGSDDIASRAIDLLKEIYTNLGPKLQVNQVEIHEDFIQSCFDRLKASYDTLCVLDGDKDSINCARQEAIRMVRVLTVLKEYINECDSDYHEERTILPMSRAFRGKHITLIVRFPNQGRQVDDLDIWSHTNDTIGSVRRGILNRIKANAAHTKIELFIGGEVVDPADDRKLIGQLNLKDKTLITAKLTQVSANMPSSPDSSSDSSTGSPGNHGNHYSDGPNPEVESCLPGVIMSLHLRYISFLWQVADLGCNLNMPLLRDGARVLMKLMPPDNTTVENLRAVCLDHAKLGENSLSPSLDSRFFGPSPSQVLYLIEVVYALLMPASATLGEDASDFQYNFLKSGGLPLVLSMLTRNNFLPSADMETRRGAYLNALKIAKLLLTAVGFGHVKAVAEACQPNAEGNIPVSPINQATHDQALVLQSALQNIPNPASECMLRNVAIRLAQQISDEASKYIPDICVIRAVQKIVWASGCGTVQLVFSSNEEISKIYEKTNAAKEPDGEDEQVCCEALEVMTLCFALMPTALDTLSKEKAWQTFIIDLLLHCHSKSVRQMAQEQFFLMATRCCMGHRPLLFFITLLFTVLGSTAKERAKHAGDYFTLLRHLLHYAYNSNINLPNAEVLLNNEIDWLKRIRDEVKRTGETGVEETILEGHLGVTKELLAFQTPEKKYYIGCEKGGANLIKELIDDFIFPASNVYLQYMKSGEFPTEQAIPVCSTPASINAGFELLVALAVGCVRNLKQIVDTLTDMYYLGCETLTEWEYLPPVGPRPNKGFVGLKNAGATCYMNSVIQQLYMIPPIRNGILAIEGTGTDVDDDMSGDEKQENESNVDPRDEVFSYHHQFDDKPSSKSEDRKEYNIGVLRHLQVIFGHLAASRLQYYVPRGFWKQFRLWGEPVNLREQHDALEFFNSLVDSLDEALKALGHPAMLSKVLGGSFADQKICQGCPHRYECEESFTTLNVDIRNHQNLLDSMEQYVKGDLLEGANAYHCEKCNKKVDTVKRLLIKKLPPVLAIQLKRFDYDWERECAIKFNDYFEFPRELDMEPYTVAGVAKLEGDDVNPENQVIQQNEPSEPTPPGSSKYRLVGVLVHSGQASGGHYYSYIIQRNGGDGEKNRWYKFDDGDVTECKMDDEEEMKNQCFGGEYMGEVFDHMMKRMSYRRQKRWWNAYILFYERMDSLDKDSELVKYITELTISSTKPHQVKMPGVIECSVRKQNVQFMHNRMQYSLEYFQFIKKLLTCNSVYLNPPPGQDHLLPEAEEIAMISAQLAARFLFSTGFHTKKVVRGPASDWYDALCILLRHSKNVRYWFAHNVLFAYPNRFSEYLLECPSAEVRGAFAKLIVFIAHFSLQDGPCPSPTASPGPSTQGCDNLSLSDHLLRAVLNLLRREVSEHGRHLQQYFNLFVMYANLGLAEKTQLLKLNVPATFMLVALDEGPGPPIKYQYAELGKLYTVVSQLVRCCDVSTRMQSSINGNPPLPNPYGDTNLTAPVMPVQQLVAEILFVRTSYVKKIIEDCSNSEETVKLLRFSCWENPQFSSTVLSELLWQVAYSYTYELRPYLDLLLQILLIEDSWQTHRIHNVLKGIPDDRDGLFDTIQRSKNHYQKRAYQCIKCMVALFSNCSVAYQILQSNGDLKRKWTWAVEWLGDELERRPYTGNPQYTYNNWSPPVQSNETSNGYFLERSHSARMTLAKACELCPEELKCTQGSPGKEPDEQEAPDDQDSSPPEDTSLYPHSPGTTQFQQNNHPHGQPYTGPAAQHMNNPQRPGPASAPTPGPTQTQTQTQTQTQSPTPAPGPTPGPGPRAQENWESTEEVAPAPAPTSTPAPAPPKE, via the exons AGGTGTATCATCAATAACACACACCGGTTGGTGGAGCTGTGTGTGGCCAAGCTCTCTCAGGACTGGTTCCCCCTACTGGAGCTGCTGGCCATGGCCACCAACCCCCACTGCAAGTTCCACATCTACAATGGCACACGGCCCTCTGAGACCGTCCCCGCTGGAGCACAGCTGGCTGACGATGAGCTCTCCGCCCGACCACCAGACCCACGCTCACCTAAG GGCTGGCTGGTGGACTTAATAAACAAATTTGGCACGTTAAACGGGTTTCAAATGTTGCACGATCGCTTCATGAGTGGCCAAGCACTGAACGTCCAGATCATCGCTGCACTTATCAA GCCTTTTGGCCAGTGTTACGAGTTCCTCACATTGCACACGGTAAAGAAGTACTTCCTTCCAATCATCGAAATGGTTCCCCAGTTTCTAGAGAATCTCACAGATGAGGAGCTTAAGAAAGAGGCCAAGAATGAAGCCAAAAACGACGCACTGTCCATGATAATCAAATCTCTGAAGAATCTGGCTTCTCGTGTACCAGGACAGGAGGAGACCGTGAAGAATTTAGAGATTTTTAGGTTAAAAATGATTCTTAG GTTATTGcaaatttcttcttttaacGGCAAAATGAATGCACTAAATGAAGTTAACAAAGTGATCTCCAGTGTGTCCTACTACACCCATCGGCATAACCCTGAAGAGGAGGAATGGCTGACTGCAGAGCGCATGGCG GAGTGGATCCAACAGAACCACATCCTGTCCATTGTCCTGAGGGATAGTTTGCACCAGCCGCAGTACGTCGAGAAACTGGAGAAGATCCTTCGCTTCGTCATCAAAGAGAAAGCTCTTACAATGCAAGATCTGGACAACATCTGGGCTGCACAG GCTGGTAAGCACGAGGCTATTGTGAAGAATGTCCATGACCTTTTGGCCAAACTGGCGTGGGATTTCTCACCTGAGCAGCTTGATCACCTTTTTGACTGTTTCAAG GCAAGCTGGACCAATGCCAGCAAGAAGCAGCGTGAAAAATTGCTGGAACTTATCCGGCGCCTGGCTGAGGATGATAAGGATGGGGTGATGGCCCATAAGGTCCTCAACTTGCTGTGGAACCTCGCACACAGCGATGATGTGCCTGTAGACATCATGGACCAGGCTCTTAGTGCTCACATCAAAATATTGGATTACAGTTGCTCACAG gacagagacacacagaagaTCCAGTGGATAGATCGCTTCATAGAGGAACTACGAACCAATGACAAATGGGTGATCCCTGCTCTGAAGCAAATCAGAGAAATCTGTAGCCTCTTTGGAGAAGCTCCTCAAAACCTTAG aaagaaaatgCCAATTAACATACAAACGAACTTAGTGGG TCAAACCCAGAGAAGTCCTCATGTGTTTTACCGCCACGACCTGATCAACCAGTTGCAACATAACCATGCTCTGGTCACCTTGGTGGCTGAGAACCTCTCTGCCTACATGGAGACAATGAGGCAGTTCTCCAAAG AAGAACAGGCTGAGTTTGACCCTCAGACGGTAAGGCCAGGAAGCCGCTACAGCCATGTCCAGGAAGTACAGGAACGACTCAACTTCCTGAG GTTCCTCCTAAAAGATGGCCAGCTGTGGCTGTGTGCCCCTCAGGCCAAGCAGATCTGGAAGTGTCTGGCGGAGAATGCAGTGTTTCTCTGTGACCGCGAGGCCTGCTTCAAATG GTACTCCAAACTGATGGGTGATGAGCCTGACCTGGACCCAGATATCAACAAAGACTTCTTTGAGAACAATGTCCTGCAGTTGGACCCATCTCTGCTGACGGAGAATGGCATGAAGTGCTTTGAGAGGTTCTTCAAGGCTGTCAACTGCAGGGAGGGCAAATTGGTAGCAAAGCGCAGAGCCTACATGATGGATGACCTGGAACTAATAGGCCTGGATTACCTCTGGAGG GTGGTAATTCAAGGAAGTGATGACATCGCCAGTCGAGCTATAGACCTGCTGAAAGAGATCTACACCAATCTTGGACCAAAACTGCAAGTCAATCAG GTGGAAATTCATGAAGATTTCATCCAGTCATGTTTTGACCGTCTGAAGGCATCGTATGATACCCTGTGCGTGTTGGATGGAGACAAAGACAGCATCAACTGCGCCCGTCAGGAGGCTATCCGCATGGTGCGAGTTCTCACTGTGCTCAAGGAATACATCAATGAGTGTGACAGTGACTACCATGAGGAGAGGACTATACTGCCGATGTCAAG agCTTTCCGGGGGAAACATATCACATTGATCGTACGTTTCCCCAACCAGGGTCGTCAGGTGGATGACCTTGATATCTGGTCACACACCAATGACACAATTGGCTCAGTTCGGCGTGGCATCCTGAACCGAATCAAAGCAAATGCTGCACATACCAAGATAGAGCTCTTTATTGGTGGGGAGGTTGTTGACCCAGCTGATGACAGGAAACTGATTGGACAGCTCAATCTGAAGGATAAAACG ctgATCACAGCCAAGCTGACCCAGGTGAGTGCCAACATGCCCTCAAGCCCAGACAGCTCCTCTGACTCATCCACCGGCTCTCctggtaaccatggcaaccactACAGCGATGGGCCAAACCCTGAAGTGGAGAGCTGTCTTCCTGGTGTG ATAATGTCGCTGCATCTGCGCTACATCTCCTTCCTGTGGCAGGTGGCAGACCTGGGCTGCAATCTCAACATGCCCCTGCTCAGAGATGGAGCCCGAGTTCTCATGAAACTCATGCCTCCAG ATAACACTACAGTGGAGAACCTGCGAGCTGTGTGTCTGGATCATGCCAAGCTCGGTGAGAACAGCCTCAGTCCTTCGCTGGACTCGCGCTTCTTTGGCCCCTCGCCCTCACAAGTGCTCTACCTTATTGAG GTTGTGTATGCATTGCTGATGCCAGCCAGTGCCACTCTGGGTGAGGACGCTAGCGACTTCCAGTACAACTTCCTGAAGAGCGGAGGGCTGCCCTTGGTGTTGAGCATGCTCACTAGGAACAACTTCCTGCCATCAGCAGACATGGAGACACGTCGTGGAGCTTACCTCAACGCGCTGAAGATTGCCAAACTCCTCCTTACTGCTGTAGGCTTTGGGCATGTTAAGGCTGTGGCTGAGGCCTGCCAGCCCAACGCTGAGGGAAATATACCTGTTTCACCG ATTAATCAGGCCACTCATGACCAGGCCCTGGTCCTCCAGAGTGCCCTGCAAAACATCCCCAACCCTGCCTCAGAATGCATGCTACGCAACGTAGCCATCCGCCTGGCTCAGCAGATTTCTGATGAG GCATCTAAGTACATCCCTGACATTTGTGTGATCCGAGCGGTACAGAAAATAGTGTGGGCTTCAGGCTGTGGCACAGTGCAGCTCGTCTTCAGTTCTAATGAAGAAATCAGCAAAATATATGAAAAG aCAAATGCAGCAAAAGAGCCAGATGGGGAAGATGAGCAGGTGTGTTGTGAGGCCCTTGAAGTGATGACATTGTGTTTCGCCCTCATGCCCACGGCTCTGGACACACTTAGTAAAGAGAAGGCTTGGCAGACCTTCATCATAGACTTGCTGCTACACTGCCACAGCAA ATCTGTGCGTCAGATGGCCCAGGAACAATTTTTCCTGATGGCAACCAGGTGCTGTATGGGCCATCGtcccctcctcttctttatCACACTCCTCTTCACTGTGTTGGGG AGTACAGCCAAGGAGCGAGCCAAACACGCCGGGGACTATTTCACTTTGCTCAGACATCTTCTGCACTATGCCTACAACAGCAACATCAACCTGCCAAACGCTGAGGTGCTGCTCAACAACGAGATTGACTGGCTGAAACGGATAAGG GATGAAGTAAAGAGGACAGGGGAGACTGGTGTGGAGGAGACCATCCTGGAGGGCCATCTTGGGGTCACTAAGGAGCTTCTCGCTTTCCAGACGCCAGAGAAGAAGTATTACATCGGCTGTGAGAAGGGAGGAGCTAACCTCATTAAG GAGCTGATTGATGACTTCATCTTTCCGGCATCTAATGTTTACCTGCAGTACATGAAGAGTGGGGAGTTCCCCACAGAGCAGGCCATCCCAGTGTGCAGCACCCCTGCTTCCATCAACGCTGGCTTTGAGCTCCTGGTGGCTCTGGCTGTCGGCTGTGTCCGCAACCTCAAACAAATAGTCGACACTCTAACTGACATGTACTACTTAG gTTGTGAAACACTGACAGAGTGGGAGTACTTGCCTCCAGTGGGCCCAAGGCCCAACAAAGGCTTTGTAGGTCTGAAGAATGCTGGGGCCACCTGTTATATGAACTCAGTCATTCAGCAGCTGTACATGATCCCTCCGATCCGCAATGGCATCCTGGCCATCGAGGGCACAGGCACTGACGTGGATGATGACATGTCAGGGGATGAGAAGCAGGAGAATGAG AGTAACGTGGATCCGCGTGATGAGGTGTTCAGCTATCACCACCAGTTTGATGATAAGCCTTCCAGTAAGTCAGAGGACAGGAAAGAGTACAACATCGGGGTACTGCGTCACCTACAGGTCATCTTTGGCCACCTGGCTGCATCCAGACTGCAGTACTATGTCCCTCGGGGATTCTGGAAACAGTTCAG GTTATGGGGTGAGCCAGTGAACTTGAGGGAGCAGCATGATGCTTTGGAGTTTTTCAACTCTTTGGTGGACAGTCTGGATGAAGCTCTGAAAGCCCTGGGCCACCCCGCCATGCTCAGCAAGGTGCTGGGAGGCTCCTTTGCTGACCAGAAGATCTGTCAGGGATGCCCCCATAG ATATGAATGTGAGGAATCGTTCACAACACTCAATGTAGACATCAGAAACCACCAGAATCTGTTGGACTCCATGGAGCAATATGTTAAAGGGGATCTGCTGGAGGGAGCCAACGCCTATCACTGTGAGAAGTGTAATAAGAAG GTGGACACAGTGAAGCGCCTGCTGATTAAGAAGCTACCGCCTGTCCTGGCCATCCAGCTGAAGCGATTTGACTACGACTGGGAGAGGGAGTGTGCCATCAAGTTCAATGACTACTTTGAGTTCCCTAGGGAGCTGGACATGGAGCCGTACACGGTAGCAGGAGTGGCCAAGCTAGAAGGGGACGACGTCAACCCGGAGAACCAGGTGATCCAACAGAACGAGCCCTcggaacccacgcctccaggcAGCTCCAAGTACCGTCTGGTGGGGGTGCTGGTCCACTCCGGCCAAGCCAGCGGCGGACACTACTACTCCTACATAATCCAAAGGAACGGGGGCGATGGCGAGAAAAACCGCTGGTATAAGTTTGATGATGGCGACGTGACTGAGTGCAAGATGGACgatgaggaggagatgaagaacCAGTGCTTCGGTGGGGAATACATGGGCGAAGTGTTCGATCATATGATGAAACGCATGTCGTACCGGAGGCAGAAGCGCTGGTGGAACGCCTACATCCTGTTCTATGAGCGTATGGACTCACTAGACAAGGACAGCGAGCTTGTCAAATACATCACAGAGTTGACCATCTCCTCCACCAAGCCGCATCAGGTCAAGATGCCTGGTGTCATCGAGTGCAGCGTCCGCAAGCAGAACGTCCAATTCATGCACAACCGAATGCAATACAgcctggaatatttccagttcATTAAGAAACTTCTGACCTGTAACAGTGTCTATTTAAACCCTCCTCCAG GACAAGACCATCTTCTGCCAGAGGCAGAGGAGATTGCTATGATAAGTGCTCAGCTGGCTGCTAGGTTCCTCTTCAGCACAGGTTTTCACACCAAGAAAGTAGTACGGGGTCCTGCCAGTGACTG GTATGACGCCCTCTGCATCCTGCTGAGACACAGTAAGAATGTACGCTATTGGTTTGCACACAACGTTCTGTTTGCTTATCCTAACCGGTTCTCTGAGTACCTGCTTGAGTGCCCGAGCGCTGAGGTGCGGGGCGCGTTTGCCAAGCTCATTGTCTTCATCGCTCACTTTTCCCTGCAAGACGGCCCATGCCCCTCCCCTACCGCCTCACCCGGACCCTCTACTCAG GGCTGTGATAATCTCAGTCTAAGTGACCACCTGTTGAGAGCTGTACTCAACCTGCTCAGAAGAGAGGTTTCTGAACACGGCCGTCACCTGCAGCAGTACTTCAACCTCTTTGTCATGTATGCCAATCTGG GCCTGGCAGAAAAGACTCAGCTGTTGAAGCTGAATGTCCCTGCCACATTCATGTTAGTCGCTCTGGATGAGGGTCCCGGCCCTCCCATAAAGTACCAGTACGCCGAGCTGGGAAAGCTCTACACTGTCGTCTCCCAGCTGGTGCGCTGCTGTGACGTCTCAACACGCATGCAGTCCTCTATCAATG GTAACCCTCCTCTCCCTAACCCCTATGGCGACACCAACCTGACAGCCCCAGTGATGCCTGTGCAGCAGCTGGTGGCAGAGATTCTGTTTGTGAGGACCAGCTACGTGAAGAAGATCATCGAGGACTGCAGCAACTCTGAAGAGACCGTAAAGCTGCTTCGCTTCAGCTGTTGGGAGAACCCTCAGTTCTCCTCCACCGTGCTCAGCGAGCTGCTCTGGCAG GTGGCGTACTCCTACACATACGAGCTGAGGCCTTACCTGGACTTGCTGCTACAGATCCTGCTCATTGAAGACTCCTGGCAGACACACAG GATCCACAATGTGCTGAAGGGCATTCCTGATGACAGAGACGGGCTTTTTGACACCATTCAGCGCTCCAAGAACCACTATCAGAAACGGGCCTACCAGTGTATCAAGTGCATGGTGGCCCTCTTTAGCAACTGCTCCGTGGCCTACCAGATCCTACAG AGTAATGGCGATCTGAAACGAAAGTGGACGTGGGCCGTGGAGTGGCTCGGGGACGAGCTGGAGAGGAGGCCATATACAGGGAACCCTCAGTACACCTACAACAACTGGTCTCCTCCGGTTCAGAGCAACGAAACCTCCAACGGCTATTTCCTTGAGCGTTCACACAGTGCACGTATGACACTCGCCAAGGCCTGTGAACTTTGTCCTGAGGAG CTCAAGTGTACTCAGGGAAGCCCAGGGAAG GAGCCAGATGAACAGGAAGCACCTGATGATCAAGACTCCTCCCCACCTGAGGACACCTCTCTGTACCCACATTCTCCTGGAACCACCCAATTTCAGCAG AACAACCACCCCCATGGGCAGCCGTACACCGGGCCTGCTGCTCAGCACATGAACAACCCCCAGCGTCCTGGTCCTGCCTCTGCCCCGACTCCAGGCCCTacccagacccagacccagacccagacccagacccagaGCCCCACCCCAGCCCCTGGTCCTACTCCCGGCCCGGGCCCGCGAGCACAAGAGAACTGGGAGAGCACCGAGGAGGTTGCCCCCGCCCCCGCCCCCACCTCTACCCCAGCGCCTGCCCCGCCTAAGGAGTAA